One part of the Dermacentor silvarum isolate Dsil-2018 chromosome 6, BIME_Dsil_1.4, whole genome shotgun sequence genome encodes these proteins:
- the LOC119456516 gene encoding polyubiquitin-like translates to MDSFAIPFPTGRTVAELPGGSNGDGGLYTDHEAASREPLHLTVLSLMNKVTRVEAFTSDSILDLKLLLQDILLVPVDQQHLVYRHQALADSDTLEECGIRDGCQLTLILRMRGGDPTPVVFDEAEPRKLSVWIRRGKCVVVASCLGATIGSVKQSIEKLTGLPAAHQTLTFRGERMSDEHTLAHYELRDRCAVFLAANSVENSVAPATTGEDQPPQLSAETVLGIAARLWNLFF, encoded by the exons ATGGACTCCTTCGCGATACCGTTTCCCACAGGAAGGACG GTGGCTGAACTGCCTGGTGGAAGTAATGGAGACGGTGGCCTGTACACAGATCACGAAGCT GCCTCGAGGGAACCGCTACATCTGACAGTGCTGTCGCTCATGAACAAAGTGACCCGTGTGGAGGCCTTCACCAGCGACAGCATTCTCGACCTGAAGCTGCTACTCCAGGACATACTGCTGGTACCAGTCGACCAGCAGCACCTAGTCTACCGGCACCAAGCGCTGGCTGACAGCGACACGCTCGAAGAGTGCGGCATCCGAGACGGCTGCCAGCTTACCCTCATCCTACGCATGCGCGGAGGCGACCCCACACCAGTCGTTTTCGAT GAGGCGGAGCCCAGGAAGCTCTCCGTCTGGATTCGACGAGGCAAATGCGTCGTGGTGGCAAGCTGCCTCGGGGCGACCATCGGCAGCGTCAAGCAGAGCATCGAGAAACTGACCGGACTGCCGGCGGCCCACCAGACACTCACGTTTCGCGGTGAACGCATGAGTGACGAGCACACGCTGGCGCACTACGAACTGCGCGATCGCTGTGCCGTGTTCCTTGCCGCGAACAGCGTCGAAAACAGTGTCGCACCGGCGACAACGGGGGAGGACCAGCCTCCCCAACTGTCGGCGGAGACCGTGCTAGGGATTGCTGCGCGGTTGTGGAATCTGTTCTTTTGA